The nucleotide window TCGCTTGTCCCAATTTGATCGAGATACTCTCGTGGCGTTATTCAGTGCCAACCCTGCCCTAAGTCAGAAGGATGCAGATCACTTAATTAGTCAAATTGAACAAGTGCGCGATCGCGTTCTTACTCGTGCTGAACGTCTTCAAGAGCAAGCACAGCACAAAATAGAGCAAATTCAGCAAAAAGCCTCACAACAAATCAAAGAAACTCGAAAAGTCACAGCAACGGCGGCTTGGTGGCTATTTGGAACAGCCTTAACGTCAGTGGGAATAGCTGCATTAGCTGGAGTCGTAGCAGTACGAGGTTTAGATCTATTTAGCTAAACATTTAATTGAGTAGGGTGGGCACTGCCCACCTTTTTAGTGAACAGTTAACACTTAACAATGAGCTTTACTTATGTCTAGGTACATATTCCTAATCGATTGTTGATAGGGATCTTCTGTTGGGGAAAGATAAAGCCGTAAATATACAGATGCCTGGAAAAACCCTTGGTAGTTTTACGTAATTAATTTCAATTTTTTTAATTATATTCCGTTATATTTTAAATTTTATTAATTTTTTTAAAATAATTTTATCTCAAAAATCCGTAAAATTCCTCATGTATATTCGAGAAAAACTTTTTATTCTAAAGAAGAAAATACTGAGTCATCTAAAATAACGCTCCCAATTCTATAAATAGTCAAAAAAAGCCTAAAAATATTTTAAATTATAATAATTAAATCAAAAGACCTCAGAGACATAATTACTCTAATTGACCCTCTATCACCCAAGAAAGTTTACTATGAGCAACCGCTTTTTATTCTCGAAAATCCAAAATAAGTTATTCCCTCAGTTTGATCTCCTTCTCCAAAGAGGTCAAACCGCCTTATCCGATAGAAAAACAGAAGGAAAAACTAAACCCCTCGCCAAAGGAGGGAAAGGACGAATAGCTTTATCTGTAGCTGGAATAATAAGTTTAGCTACTCCTGCTCAAGCTTTAAACTTTAATATAACTTATGCCCCAGGAACGACTCAACAACAAATCGAAGGGGTAGAATTAGCGGCGGGGATCTGGTCTTCTTATCTAAAAGATGACATTACAGTTAATTTTCATTTTGAAATCACTAACCAGCAACTAGGGACTAACATTTTAGGGGGTGCAACCCCAGCATTAAGCCACAATATCAACTATTTAGATTTTAAAACTAATGCCCTAGCGGAAGCGGTTGCCTCCGGTCAAAACCTTTTTCTTCCCGGCAATTCCTCGAATACTTTTAGTCAACTTTTGCAAGATGGGAGCATCACTCATAACAATTCTCAAGTCATGTTAACTAATGCCAATGCTAAAGCTTTGGGTCTAAATTTTAATAGTAATACAACTTTAGATGGCTATATTCAACTCTCATCCTCTGTCAATTGGGACTATAATTATAACTCTCAAACGCTCGGTAACACTCAATTTGATTTTGTTAGTGCTGTTCTTCATGAAATCGGTCATAGTTTAGGATTTATTAGTAGTTTAGATACGGCTAATATCAGTGATAATAGCCAAAATCAACCTACCGCTTTAGATTTGTTGCGTTATTCAAGTGAAAGTGCAGCAGTAGGTGCGATCGATTTTTCCGTTGGAAACAATCCCTATTTTTCTATTGATGGAGGTCAAACCCCCTTTGGCTATGATCTTAATGGAGATAATATCATTGACTCCACAGAACAAGCTTATCTAGCTCAAGGAGAAAACACCAGCTTAGGGGGTGATGGATTTCAGGCGGGTCACTGGCGACGCAGTTACAATAATATTTTAGGGGTGATGGATCCTGTCCTCTCTCCGGGGAAAGTGCGTCAGATCTCTCAGTTAGATCTAGCTTTATTAGATTATATCGGCTGGAATGTAGACCTCTCACAGGAGGTTGATTTAGAACAGTTGCGTTTCATGGCCACCACAAAAGCCAATAATGCTCTTATCGTCGATCGTAGTAGTGATGTTGAGCAAATGCTCAAAGACAGTGATATTTATCATGTCCGTTGGACTAGAGGCACTGGCTGGTGGCAAACAGGAGACCTAGAGCAAACTACCACTAACAATACAGTTTCAGTCCCAGAACCCCAGACAATTCCAGCAGTAGTGATCTTAGCGGGAATAATTGGCATAAAAACCTTCTTCAAACGTCGTTAAACTCTTTTTAGAGCAAAATAATGGCTCAATTTATCAAAATTTTGCAAGAACTGATGCTTTAAAATTATCAGTTAATATTAAAAACATTTATAACCTAAAACCCAGAGATTTATGATTAAAATAAGGAAGACCGTTAAAAGTTCTGCCTTATGAAGACTTTATCCCGATTGGCTATCGCTACAAGCTGCTGTCTTGTGATAGGAGTATGTTCTCCAGACACAGCCCAGAGCCAAATCGTACCAGACACGACCTTATCTAATCCCTCCCTGGTCACCAATACGAGTAATACTCAAGAAATTACAGGAGGAACAATAGTCGATAATCATCTTTTTCATAGCTTTGAACAATTTTCTGTTCCTACAAACACTGAAGCTTATTTTAATAATAGTTTAAATATTATTAATATTTTTAGTCGCATTACGGGCAATTCTATTTCTATAATTGATGGATTAA belongs to Gloeothece citriformis PCC 7424 and includes:
- a CDS encoding NF038122 family metalloprotease, with translation MSNRFLFSKIQNKLFPQFDLLLQRGQTALSDRKTEGKTKPLAKGGKGRIALSVAGIISLATPAQALNFNITYAPGTTQQQIEGVELAAGIWSSYLKDDITVNFHFEITNQQLGTNILGGATPALSHNINYLDFKTNALAEAVASGQNLFLPGNSSNTFSQLLQDGSITHNNSQVMLTNANAKALGLNFNSNTTLDGYIQLSSSVNWDYNYNSQTLGNTQFDFVSAVLHEIGHSLGFISSLDTANISDNSQNQPTALDLLRYSSESAAVGAIDFSVGNNPYFSIDGGQTPFGYDLNGDNIIDSTEQAYLAQGENTSLGGDGFQAGHWRRSYNNILGVMDPVLSPGKVRQISQLDLALLDYIGWNVDLSQEVDLEQLRFMATTKANNALIVDRSSDVEQMLKDSDIYHVRWTRGTGWWQTGDLEQTTTNNTVSVPEPQTIPAVVILAGIIGIKTFFKRR